Proteins from one Mucilaginibacter jinjuensis genomic window:
- a CDS encoding hybrid sensor histidine kinase/response regulator — protein MRALIVFLLVLPMLSYAQPQTLKVEHMGTQQGLSQVNVSVIIQDSKGFIWAGTRDGLNRYDGYKFTTYRHDPNDPYSIGANFVQDVVEDKSGNLWIATQSGGLNMYDRKTDRFYRYQYNARDPESISSNVINKLALDDKGNLWIGTQKGGLNCMNLQTKKFKHFMHTEYDVNSISDNNVRHVYFDSKHRLWVATFNGLNLYDTQTGSFIKYQHKDDDPQSLSSNSVNCLFEGSQHHLWVGTQDKGLNDFDIETGKFKSFLHDDKTNSISSNTIYAINEDDDHNLWIGTENGGLSIFNRAEKRFHNYNHDDIDNTSLKGNSFYSICKDRMGNMWLGAFSGGINLFKRSTLSFKLYKHTSDPNSLSNDFVLDIKGDKEGNLWIGTDGGGLNKLDRKTGKFTVYKHDDNNKNSIAGNYVLKVIHDADGDTWLGTWGDGVSLIDHATHKVTNFKHDPNNPQSLVSNNIYAILQTRDKKIWIGTYDGGLDQYDKVTHVFKHYTFDEDNPHSISSNRVYALYEDSHDNLWVGTYDSGLNLLDRKTNTFTRFIHDEKHNSISNNTVPDILEDSKGNLWVCTYTGLDKFDYKNRHFTIFTQKEGLPNDAVYAILEDRNGNLWMSTNDGIAMYNTSRNTFENYTTEDGLQGNEFKPHSAYKAPDGTLYFGGLNGFNAFDPDHILKPPGFSPLVITEFELFNKPVHIARNIKDPSPLKEDLTDTDKLTLSYKQSIVTFHFAALDYGDPARKEYAYILEGFDHSWNYVESRNTASYTNIPAGTYVFKIKYRDNTGNWSPESKGLTITIIPPFWQTWWFELFVGIIIAALIYLGFKMRIDRINEQKLELETQVRERTDRLAQMTANERKLREDAEQAREEAEKANKAKSTFLATMSHEIRTPMNGVIGMATLLSSTELTTEQDEYVETIKNCGDALLAVINDILDFSKIESGNMELEVQEFDLRDCIEGVLDVFAAKAAKLDLDLVYQIHHDVPTQIVGDSLRLRQVLINLIGNAMKFTTHGEVFVDVKKTNSDGEYFDLNFSVRDTGIGIPDDKLDRLFKAFSQVDSSTTRKYGGTGLGLAISDKLVKLMGGTISAESEVGVGSTFVFTIKTKAGLKAQRTYVNLTTADIANKKVLVVDDNPTNRNILETQLKQWNLVPLMASSGQEGLEILEQNPDTSLIITDMSMPGMDGVQFTGSVKKKHSKLPVILLSSIGNEQSRQVSHLFNVVLTKPTKHNILHKQIIDQLKSNGSIVKETRISKTQFDKGFAKQYPFDILIADDNAVNQKLTQQILTKMGYKPDVAVNGHDAVNAAANKPYQLIFMDVQMPEMDGMEATQFIRQNLEKQPVIIAMTANALSEDREACLKAGMDDYLSKPMKLDEIVAMLEKWGKKIVQ, from the coding sequence ATGCGCGCATTAATAGTATTTTTATTAGTGTTGCCAATGCTTAGCTATGCCCAGCCCCAAACGCTGAAGGTAGAGCACATGGGTACGCAGCAGGGTTTATCGCAGGTTAATGTAAGTGTAATTATTCAGGATAGTAAAGGCTTTATATGGGCGGGTACCCGCGATGGGCTTAACCGCTACGACGGCTACAAGTTTACCACCTACAGGCACGACCCTAACGACCCTTACAGCATAGGTGCAAATTTTGTGCAGGATGTTGTGGAAGATAAAAGCGGCAACCTCTGGATTGCTACCCAAAGCGGCGGGCTTAATATGTACGATAGGAAAACCGACCGTTTTTACCGCTACCAATACAATGCCCGCGACCCTGAAAGTATATCGAGCAATGTGATTAATAAACTGGCTTTAGATGATAAAGGTAATTTATGGATAGGTACGCAAAAAGGCGGGTTAAACTGCATGAACCTGCAAACAAAGAAGTTTAAGCACTTTATGCATACCGAGTACGATGTTAACAGTATAAGCGATAACAATGTACGGCATGTATATTTTGATAGTAAGCACCGGCTGTGGGTTGCTACTTTCAATGGACTCAATTTGTATGATACCCAAACAGGTAGTTTTATAAAATATCAGCACAAAGATGATGACCCGCAAAGCTTATCGAGCAACTCTGTCAATTGCCTTTTTGAGGGAAGCCAACATCATTTATGGGTAGGTACGCAAGATAAGGGCCTCAATGATTTTGATATTGAAACAGGTAAATTCAAGTCTTTTTTGCATGATGATAAAACTAACAGTATATCAAGCAATACTATTTATGCCATTAATGAAGACGATGATCACAATTTATGGATTGGTACAGAAAACGGCGGGTTGAGTATTTTTAATCGTGCAGAAAAACGTTTTCATAATTATAACCATGATGATATAGATAATACGAGCCTTAAAGGCAATTCCTTTTACTCGATCTGTAAAGACCGGATGGGTAACATGTGGCTTGGTGCTTTTAGTGGTGGCATTAATTTGTTTAAAAGAAGTACACTTAGTTTTAAGCTGTACAAGCACACATCAGATCCTAATAGTCTCTCGAATGATTTTGTGCTGGATATTAAAGGCGATAAGGAGGGCAACCTTTGGATAGGTACCGATGGTGGCGGCCTCAATAAACTGGATCGCAAAACCGGGAAGTTTACCGTTTACAAGCACGATGATAATAACAAAAACAGCATAGCCGGCAACTATGTACTTAAGGTTATCCATGATGCCGATGGTGATACCTGGTTAGGTACCTGGGGCGATGGGGTAAGCCTTATTGACCATGCCACGCACAAGGTTACCAACTTTAAGCATGACCCTAACAACCCGCAAAGTTTAGTTTCTAATAACATATATGCTATTCTGCAAACAAGGGATAAAAAGATCTGGATTGGTACTTACGATGGCGGGCTGGATCAGTATGATAAAGTTACCCATGTATTTAAGCATTATACTTTTGATGAAGATAATCCGCACAGCATTAGCTCTAACCGTGTATATGCTTTGTATGAAGATAGTCACGATAACCTGTGGGTGGGCACGTATGATAGCGGCCTCAATCTGCTCGATCGTAAAACAAACACCTTTACCCGGTTTATACATGATGAAAAGCATAACAGCATCAGTAATAATACCGTTCCCGATATTTTAGAAGATAGTAAAGGCAATCTGTGGGTGTGCACCTATACAGGTTTGGATAAGTTTGATTACAAAAACCGCCACTTTACCATATTTACCCAAAAAGAAGGCCTGCCAAATGATGCTGTTTATGCAATATTGGAAGATAGAAACGGTAACCTGTGGATGAGCACCAATGATGGTATTGCCATGTATAATACAAGCCGTAACACATTTGAAAATTATACCACAGAAGATGGCTTGCAGGGTAACGAGTTTAAACCTCACTCGGCCTATAAAGCGCCTGATGGCACACTTTATTTTGGTGGCTTGAATGGTTTTAATGCTTTTGACCCCGATCATATTTTAAAACCACCCGGTTTTTCTCCACTGGTTATTACCGAGTTTGAATTGTTTAATAAGCCTGTACATATTGCACGGAATATTAAAGATCCATCGCCTTTAAAAGAAGATTTAACAGATACAGATAAGCTCACCTTAAGCTACAAACAATCTATCGTTACTTTTCATTTCGCAGCATTGGATTACGGCGACCCCGCCAGAAAAGAGTACGCCTATATTTTAGAAGGCTTTGACCATAGCTGGAATTATGTAGAAAGCCGTAATACAGCATCGTACACTAATATCCCGGCAGGTACTTATGTGTTTAAGATAAAATACAGAGATAATACAGGCAACTGGTCGCCCGAGAGCAAAGGGCTTACAATTACTATTATTCCGCCTTTTTGGCAAACCTGGTGGTTTGAGTTGTTTGTGGGTATTATTATTGCCGCCCTCATTTACCTGGGCTTTAAGATGCGGATAGACAGGATCAACGAGCAAAAGCTCGAACTGGAAACCCAGGTGCGCGAACGCACAGACCGCCTGGCGCAAATGACAGCTAATGAACGCAAGTTACGTGAGGATGCTGAGCAAGCCCGCGAAGAAGCTGAGAAAGCAAATAAAGCAAAAAGCACCTTCCTGGCCACAATGAGCCACGAGATCCGCACGCCGATGAATGGGGTTATCGGGATGGCAACGCTGCTTTCATCAACAGAACTCACTACCGAACAGGATGAATACGTAGAAACCATTAAGAATTGCGGTGATGCTTTGCTGGCGGTAATTAATGATATCCTGGATTTTTCGAAGATAGAATCGGGGAATATGGAGCTCGAGGTACAAGAGTTCGACCTGCGCGATTGTATTGAAGGTGTGCTGGATGTATTCGCCGCTAAAGCTGCCAAGCTTGATCTTGATCTGGTGTATCAAATCCACCATGATGTACCCACCCAAATAGTAGGGGATAGTTTGCGACTGCGACAAGTGTTGATCAATCTTATCGGCAATGCCATGAAGTTTACTACGCATGGCGAAGTGTTTGTGGATGTGAAAAAGACAAACTCAGATGGCGAATACTTCGACCTGAATTTCAGTGTGCGCGATACAGGCATTGGTATCCCCGATGATAAGCTGGACAGGCTGTTCAAAGCTTTCTCGCAGGTAGACTCGAGCACAACCCGTAAGTATGGCGGTACCGGCCTCGGTTTGGCTATTAGTGATAAACTGGTTAAACTAATGGGAGGGACGATAAGTGCCGAGAGTGAGGTGGGGGTTGGTTCTACATTCGTATTCACTATTAAAACCAAAGCTGGCCTTAAAGCACAGCGCACTTATGTAAACCTTACAACGGCTGATATTGCGAACAAAAAAGTGTTGGTTGTGGATGATAACCCCACCAACCGCAACATACTGGAAACGCAATTGAAGCAATGGAATTTGGTTCCCCTGATGGCATCTTCCGGGCAGGAAGGATTGGAAATATTAGAGCAAAACCCCGATACCAGCCTGATAATAACCGATATGAGCATGCCCGGAATGGACGGTGTTCAGTTTACGGGTAGTGTTAAAAAGAAGCATTCTAAATTACCTGTGATATTACTGAGCTCGATTGGTAATGAGCAAAGCAGGCAGGTATCGCACTTGTTTAATGTAGTGCTCACCAAACCCACCAAACACAATATTTTGCACAAACAGATCATCGATCAGCTGAAAAGCAATGGCAGTATTGTAAAAGAAACCAGGATCTCTAAAACACAGTTCGACAAAGGCTTTGCCAAACAATACCCGTTTGATATTTTAATTGCTGATGATAACGCGGTTAACCAAAAGCTTACACAACAAATACTCACCAAAATGGGCTACAAGCCAGATGTTGCTGTTAACGGGCACGATGCGGTAAACGCGGCGGCAAACAAGCCATATCAACTGATATTTATGGATGTGCAAATGCCCGAAATGGACGGTATGGAGGCAACCCAGTTTATCCGCCAGAATTTGGAAAAACAGCCCGTAATTATTGCCATGACTGCCAATGCACTCTCTGAAGACCGCGAAGCCTGCCTCAAGGCCGGTATGGACGACTACTTAAGCAAACCCATGAAACTCGACGAAATTGTTGCCATGCTGGAAAAGTGGGGGAAGAAAATAGTTCAGTAG